The following coding sequences lie in one Halorarum halophilum genomic window:
- a CDS encoding NAD(P)/FAD-dependent oxidoreductase yields the protein MNVVVVGGGIVGLSSAYYLADAGADVTLCEKGALGTRSTARSAGGIRSQFSTEINVCLSLASREVWDAFEEEFGVDMAYRKHGYLFLARDPETAEAFRGNVAMQNDLGVGSEYITPEAAREHCPELRADRFVAATYNAADGYADPNLAVQGYAAKARDAGVDVRTKTDVTDVLVDEGADERIITGVETEDGRIEADFVVNAAGAWAARIAGMAGVNLPIHPRRRQISMVDPSLTLPEDVPLTIDLDTGSYFRPERDGTALVGGHFAGDDPDVDADAYTESMDIDWAATAVERAADCARYFDGDSRIKSGWAGLYAVTPDHHPIVEETVPGLVTAAGFSGHGFQHAPATGRLVAELCVDGEASLVDVTPLSSRRFEADGEELVERNVA from the coding sequence ATGAACGTCGTCGTCGTCGGGGGCGGGATCGTCGGGCTCTCGTCGGCGTACTACCTGGCCGACGCGGGCGCCGACGTGACGCTCTGTGAGAAGGGCGCCCTCGGAACCCGGAGCACCGCCCGCTCGGCCGGGGGGATCAGGTCGCAGTTCTCGACCGAGATCAACGTCTGCCTCTCGCTCGCTAGTCGCGAGGTCTGGGACGCCTTCGAGGAGGAGTTCGGCGTCGACATGGCGTACCGCAAGCACGGCTACCTCTTCCTCGCCCGCGACCCGGAGACGGCCGAGGCGTTCCGCGGGAACGTCGCGATGCAGAACGACCTCGGCGTCGGCAGCGAGTACATCACCCCCGAGGCGGCGCGCGAGCACTGCCCGGAACTCCGGGCGGACCGGTTCGTCGCGGCGACGTACAACGCCGCGGACGGCTACGCCGACCCGAACCTCGCCGTGCAGGGCTACGCCGCGAAGGCGCGCGACGCCGGCGTCGACGTCAGGACGAAGACCGACGTGACCGACGTGCTCGTCGACGAGGGGGCGGACGAGCGGATCATCACGGGAGTCGAGACCGAGGACGGCAGAATCGAGGCGGACTTCGTCGTCAACGCGGCCGGCGCGTGGGCGGCGCGGATCGCCGGGATGGCGGGCGTCAACCTGCCGATCCACCCGCGTCGCCGCCAAATCTCGATGGTCGACCCGAGCCTGACGCTCCCGGAGGACGTCCCCCTGACGATCGACCTCGACACGGGGTCGTACTTCCGGCCCGAGCGCGACGGCACCGCGCTCGTCGGCGGGCACTTCGCCGGGGACGACCCCGACGTCGACGCTGACGCCTACACGGAGTCGATGGACATCGACTGGGCGGCGACGGCGGTCGAGCGCGCGGCCGACTGCGCGCGGTACTTCGACGGCGACTCGCGCATCAAGAGCGGGTGGGCCGGCCTGTACGCCGTGACGCCCGACCACCACCCCATCGTCGAGGAGACGGTTCCCGGGCTGGTCACCGCGGCGGGGTTCTCGGGCCACGGGTTCCAGCACGCGCCCGCGACCGGGCGGCTGGTCGCGGAACTGTGCGTCGACGGCGAGGCGTCGCTCGTGGACGTGACTCCGCTGTCGAGCCGCCGCTTCGAGGCGGACGGCGAGGAACTCGTCGAGCGGAACGTCGCGTGA
- a CDS encoding branched-chain amino acid ABC transporter permease produces MGLAQNLVFGLVTGSYIAIAAIGFTLIYGIVNMINFAYGEYLTVGAFVGVLVAGALPLPLPVAALVAMAAGGLASLVLARAFFTPINHTGPVPMLLTSIGLGLALRNGIRLAGGRSARYFDTDTTTFRFEGLPDLPVGPVDLLGDLFVTTEQLVVVGSAVAVFLALHALLTRTDVGIAMRAMGDDEDLARVRGIDTQTIRDSVWVLAGVLAALAGVLIGMQTNVSAGTGFSYILQILAAAILGGAGSPYGAIAGSYIIGLVLALSTAFLPTGMTGISTAIAFLILVVVLLVKPSGIAGQEVREA; encoded by the coding sequence ATGGGCCTCGCACAGAACCTCGTCTTCGGCCTGGTGACTGGCTCGTACATCGCCATCGCCGCGATCGGCTTCACGCTGATCTACGGCATCGTGAACATGATCAACTTCGCCTACGGCGAGTACCTCACCGTCGGGGCGTTCGTCGGCGTCCTCGTGGCGGGAGCGCTCCCCCTGCCGCTTCCGGTCGCCGCGCTCGTGGCCATGGCTGCCGGCGGCCTCGCGAGCCTCGTCCTCGCCCGGGCGTTCTTCACGCCCATCAACCACACCGGCCCGGTTCCGATGCTGTTGACCTCCATCGGCCTCGGCCTGGCGCTGCGCAACGGGATCAGGTTGGCCGGGGGGCGGAGTGCCCGCTACTTCGACACCGACACCACCACCTTCCGGTTCGAGGGGCTCCCGGACCTTCCCGTCGGCCCGGTCGACCTCCTCGGCGATCTGTTCGTCACCACCGAGCAGCTCGTGGTGGTCGGGAGCGCGGTGGCCGTCTTCCTGGCGCTGCACGCGCTGTTGACGCGGACCGACGTCGGCATCGCGATGCGCGCGATGGGCGACGACGAGGACCTGGCGCGGGTCCGTGGTATCGATACCCAGACGATCCGGGACAGCGTCTGGGTGCTTGCCGGGGTGCTCGCCGCGCTGGCGGGCGTCCTCATCGGGATGCAGACGAACGTCAGCGCGGGGACCGGGTTCAGCTACATCCTCCAGATCCTGGCGGCCGCCATCCTCGGCGGCGCCGGGAGCCCCTACGGCGCCATCGCCGGCTCGTACATCATCGGGCTCGTGCTCGCACTCTCGACCGCGTTCCTCCCCACGGGCATGACCGGCATCTCCACGGCCATCGCGTTCCTCATCCTCGTGGTGGTGCTGCTCGTCAAACCGAGCGGCATCGCGGGACAGGAGGTGCGCGAGGCGTGA
- a CDS encoding ABC transporter ATP-binding protein yields the protein MSLLATDGLVKEFGGVRALEDLSVSVDRGELVGVMGPNGAGKSTLFNCVSGIVEPDAGRVTFDGEDVTGDAPETLARSGLVRTFQLTRELETMTVRDNVRLAAPDQQGERTVPALLRTDAMQEQERRVRERADDLIETFELERLADEYSSALSGGQRKLLELARVLMLEPDLLLLDEPFAGVNPTLTREIAGRIRDLNDGGMTVVVIEHEIETLTELVDRLIVLQQGRLLVEGDPEAVLSDERVIDAYLGE from the coding sequence GTGAGCCTGCTCGCGACCGACGGGCTCGTCAAGGAGTTCGGCGGGGTCCGGGCGCTCGAGGACCTCTCGGTCTCGGTCGATCGGGGGGAACTCGTCGGCGTGATGGGGCCGAACGGCGCCGGGAAGTCGACGCTCTTCAACTGCGTCAGCGGAATCGTCGAGCCCGACGCGGGCCGCGTCACCTTCGACGGCGAGGACGTGACCGGCGACGCCCCCGAGACGCTGGCCCGGTCGGGGTTGGTTCGGACCTTCCAGCTCACGCGCGAGTTGGAGACGATGACCGTCCGGGACAACGTGCGTCTGGCGGCGCCGGACCAGCAGGGTGAGCGCACCGTGCCAGCACTCCTGCGCACCGACGCGATGCAGGAGCAGGAGCGTCGGGTTCGAGAGCGCGCGGACGACCTGATCGAGACGTTCGAACTCGAACGCCTCGCGGACGAGTACAGCAGCGCTCTCTCCGGCGGCCAACGGAAACTGCTGGAACTCGCCCGGGTTCTGATGCTGGAGCCGGACCTGCTCCTGCTCGACGAACCGTTCGCCGGAGTGAACCCGACGCTGACCCGCGAGATCGCCGGCCGAATCCGCGACCTCAATGACGGGGGGATGACCGTCGTCGTCATCGAACACGAGATCGAGACGCTGACCGAACTGGTTGACCGACTAATCGTCCTCCAACAGGGGCGGCTCCTCGTGGAGGGGGACCCGGAAGCCGTACTGTCGGACGAACGTGTCATCGACGCCTACCTCGGAGAGTGA
- a CDS encoding branched-chain amino acid ABC transporter permease, whose protein sequence is MSPLDRLPGGDAERAMLVGVVCILLAALFALTPLVASVPGGFYVVFEVGILFVVYGILVLGLDLQYGHTGLVNFGHVVFFAVGAYTVAMLSAQEPFAGIGLGYPWPLALVAGVLVATLLGAVVGATSLRLRDDFLAIATLATAEIFHTLFVNFRGVFGGNVGIIGVPQPVSNLAADSDTTLVATLLLFGGLTAVTFAAVTRLTEAPYGRVLRAIRADELVTRSVGKSTFTYKMQAFVYGAALAGFAGGLFALYNGAVAPGYFTIQVTVTIWIGMLLGGASNHRAVLAGLAIIMGLRLFSRFALGVAPVSADAFASIRLIVVGLILVAVIRYRPAGIWGDARELGVDS, encoded by the coding sequence GTGAGCCCCCTCGATCGGCTCCCGGGCGGCGACGCCGAGCGGGCGATGCTGGTCGGCGTCGTCTGTATCCTCCTGGCCGCGTTGTTCGCGCTGACGCCGCTGGTGGCGTCGGTGCCGGGCGGGTTCTACGTCGTCTTCGAGGTCGGCATCCTCTTCGTCGTCTACGGCATCCTGGTGCTCGGACTCGACCTACAGTACGGCCACACGGGGCTGGTCAACTTCGGCCACGTGGTCTTCTTCGCGGTCGGCGCCTACACCGTCGCGATGCTGTCGGCGCAGGAGCCGTTCGCCGGGATCGGCCTCGGCTACCCCTGGCCGCTGGCGCTGGTGGCCGGCGTCCTCGTCGCGACGCTGCTCGGTGCCGTCGTCGGCGCGACCTCGCTGCGCCTCCGCGACGATTTCCTCGCCATCGCGACGCTCGCGACTGCCGAGATCTTCCACACGCTGTTCGTCAACTTCCGGGGGGTCTTCGGCGGCAACGTCGGTATCATCGGCGTCCCGCAGCCGGTTTCGAACCTCGCCGCCGACAGCGACACGACGCTGGTGGCCACCCTACTGTTGTTCGGGGGTCTCACCGCGGTCACGTTCGCAGCCGTGACCCGGCTGACCGAGGCGCCGTACGGCCGGGTGTTGCGGGCCATCCGTGCGGACGAACTGGTCACTCGGTCGGTCGGAAAGTCCACGTTCACGTACAAGATGCAGGCGTTCGTCTACGGCGCCGCGCTCGCGGGGTTCGCGGGAGGGCTGTTCGCGTTGTACAACGGCGCCGTCGCGCCAGGCTACTTCACCATCCAGGTGACGGTGACGATCTGGATCGGGATGCTGCTCGGCGGCGCGTCGAACCACCGCGCGGTGCTCGCGGGGCTCGCGATCATCATGGGCCTCCGACTGTTCTCGCGGTTCGCCCTCGGCGTGGCTCCGGTGTCGGCGGACGCGTTCGCCTCCATCCGGCTCATCGTCGTCGGTCTGATCCTGGTGGCTGTCATCCGCTACCGGCCGGCCGGCATCTGGGGCGACGCCAGAGAGTTGGGGGTGGACTCGTGA
- a CDS encoding lamin tail domain-containing protein encodes MDLSDISRRGFLGVTAVGGVAAGLGREASRGTAKAERANAQSDDGSLLEIVTEEEGTLFYEFEVAGRVMKVFDRGDDSAELRNDDVDEERSEQVTVTGETANGQGDSYRFSGTMVDFEYNDESAPSFTVQLDGEDVTDRVTALDTPDSEYDRDLFEIRTESDGTLYYDFLVDGRVTKALDEGENSAERGTADRGADDVDRFRDGTWGVLGSASDGYGDAFYLYGPLLDFEYKTDDYPEFRLLLNGEDMTDELLRRGRVEDDGRNGDNGDDRDDDDDDGDDDDDDAPEELDADIQLFCYEVNVDAESYEEVALRMSDGSTQRFTGDYGGENRFGFSGSGSVRDEDELFTEYHGWVREAVVSDGSATASASNEPGSCLDVSRECSGITMEDPDDVNVDVSLYFADGSAKGLDVREPSPVEFVSPGRVFDRASFDTPDEVVIRNDDTSCDPGEYATTFDCTEVTVGEEEFGSLPPQFAMARLLFVGGDTQTFGDQLGPDDFSAPRTFAGTDEHEGKVIERVQIAADGGDVFFNLVNPDVDDCDPETPDGENGADDIECAEVNAEAEYVVFTNTGDSEVDVSGYVVAFEYGNSDTDQRRTIPDGTTIDAGGDLIIATGAEPVDDADVTFDYEGEVLNNDETDVVALLDTGGNEICTISSQSTATETETETETETETATGTTTETETGTATDTPTDTPTETPTDTPTETPTDTPTETPTDTPTETPTDTPTDTPTDSSTGSE; translated from the coding sequence ATGGATCTGTCCGATATCTCGCGCCGGGGATTCCTCGGCGTGACGGCTGTCGGCGGCGTCGCCGCCGGTCTGGGTCGAGAGGCGTCCCGAGGGACCGCGAAGGCCGAACGCGCGAACGCACAGTCCGACGACGGGAGCCTCCTCGAGATCGTCACCGAGGAGGAGGGGACCCTGTTCTACGAGTTCGAGGTCGCAGGCCGGGTCATGAAGGTGTTCGACAGGGGCGACGACTCCGCCGAGCTGCGGAACGACGACGTGGACGAGGAGCGGTCCGAGCAGGTCACCGTGACCGGCGAGACGGCCAACGGCCAGGGCGACTCCTACCGGTTCTCCGGGACGATGGTGGACTTCGAGTACAACGACGAGAGCGCCCCGTCGTTCACGGTGCAGCTCGACGGGGAGGACGTGACCGACCGCGTGACGGCCCTGGACACGCCGGACTCGGAGTACGACAGGGACCTGTTCGAGATCAGGACGGAGAGCGACGGGACGTTATACTACGACTTCCTCGTCGACGGGCGCGTGACGAAGGCGCTCGACGAGGGGGAGAACTCCGCCGAGCGCGGGACGGCAGATCGCGGCGCGGACGACGTCGACCGGTTCCGCGACGGCACGTGGGGCGTCCTCGGCTCCGCGAGTGACGGCTACGGGGACGCGTTCTACCTGTACGGCCCGCTCCTCGACTTCGAGTACAAGACGGACGACTACCCGGAGTTCAGGCTGCTCCTGAACGGCGAGGACATGACCGACGAACTCCTCCGCAGGGGCCGCGTCGAGGACGACGGACGGAACGGCGACAACGGAGACGACCGGGACGACGACGACGATGACGGGGACGACGATGACGACGACGCGCCGGAGGAGCTGGACGCCGACATTCAGCTGTTCTGTTACGAAGTCAACGTCGACGCGGAGTCGTACGAGGAGGTCGCCCTCCGGATGAGCGACGGGTCGACCCAGCGGTTCACCGGCGACTACGGCGGGGAGAACCGGTTCGGCTTCTCGGGGAGCGGCAGCGTGCGCGACGAGGACGAACTGTTCACCGAGTACCACGGATGGGTCCGGGAGGCCGTCGTCTCCGACGGCTCCGCGACGGCGTCGGCGAGTAACGAACCCGGTAGCTGCCTCGACGTGAGCCGGGAGTGCTCCGGCATCACGATGGAAGACCCCGACGACGTGAACGTCGACGTCAGCCTCTACTTCGCCGACGGGAGCGCGAAGGGCCTCGACGTGAGGGAGCCGAGCCCGGTCGAATTCGTCTCGCCGGGCCGCGTGTTCGACCGCGCGAGCTTCGATACGCCGGACGAGGTGGTCATCCGGAACGACGACACGTCGTGTGACCCGGGCGAGTACGCGACGACGTTCGACTGCACCGAGGTGACGGTCGGCGAGGAGGAGTTCGGCAGCCTTCCCCCGCAGTTCGCCATGGCGAGACTCCTGTTCGTGGGCGGCGACACCCAGACGTTCGGCGACCAGCTCGGCCCCGACGACTTCTCCGCGCCCCGGACGTTCGCCGGGACGGACGAACACGAGGGGAAGGTCATCGAACGCGTCCAGATCGCCGCAGACGGCGGCGACGTGTTCTTCAACCTCGTGAACCCGGACGTGGACGACTGCGACCCCGAGACCCCTGACGGAGAGAACGGAGCCGACGACATCGAGTGCGCGGAGGTTAACGCCGAGGCGGAGTATGTCGTGTTTACGAACACGGGCGATAGCGAAGTCGACGTATCCGGCTACGTTGTCGCATTCGAGTACGGAAACAGTGACACCGACCAGCGCAGGACGATCCCCGACGGAACAACCATCGACGCGGGAGGGGATTTAATAATCGCCACCGGGGCTGAACCCGTTGATGACGCCGACGTGACGTTCGACTATGAGGGTGAAGTGCTCAACAACGACGAGACCGATGTCGTCGCCCTGCTCGACACCGGCGGGAACGAAATTTGCACCATCAGCAGCCAGTCCACGGCGACCGAGACGGAAACCGAGACCGAGACCGAAACGGAGACGGCGACCGGAACGACGACGGAGACCGAAACCGGGACCGCGACCGACACCCCCACGGACACGCCGACCGAGACCCCGACGGATACTCCAACGGAGACTCCGACGGACACCCCCACCGAGACACCGACGGACACCCCCACCGAGACACCGACGGACACGCCGACGGACACGCCGACGGACTCATCGACCGGGTCCGAGTGA
- a CDS encoding ornithine cyclodeaminase family protein, with translation MVLFLSDDAVAQVLDLESLAPVVEQALVKQAAGEVERPDRPHYPVGTGLDSPDPLGTGLAMPAYVHGEDYFATKLVSIHDGNEARGLPTLHAQIVLADARTGQPVSFLDGTRITNARTGCIGGLAARELATSPVRLGVIGAGAQARWQTRAIAALTDVEAVSVYSPSDSKHDCVADLREEGIPASAADSAAEAVRDATVVVTATTSTEPVFPADALAPGTLVVAVGAYQSGMQELEPAVFDRAARTFADVPEEVATIGDVAATDLTEADLVPMAALFDGTAGRESAEEIVVVESVGTAVLDVAAATEVYEAAREAGLGTDQPM, from the coding sequence ATGGTCCTGTTCCTCTCCGACGACGCGGTCGCGCAGGTGCTCGACCTCGAGTCGCTGGCCCCGGTCGTTGAGCAGGCGCTCGTGAAGCAGGCGGCCGGCGAGGTCGAACGCCCGGATCGCCCGCACTACCCGGTGGGAACCGGCCTCGACTCCCCGGACCCGCTCGGGACCGGGCTGGCGATGCCGGCGTACGTCCACGGGGAGGACTACTTCGCGACGAAACTCGTCAGCATCCACGACGGGAACGAGGCGCGCGGGCTGCCGACGCTGCACGCCCAGATCGTCCTCGCGGACGCGCGGACCGGTCAGCCCGTCTCGTTCCTGGACGGCACGCGCATCACGAACGCGCGGACGGGCTGTATCGGCGGTCTCGCGGCGCGCGAACTCGCGACGAGTCCCGTACGGCTGGGAGTGATCGGCGCAGGCGCGCAGGCACGCTGGCAGACCCGTGCCATCGCGGCGCTTACGGACGTCGAGGCGGTCTCCGTCTACTCGCCGAGCGACTCGAAACACGACTGCGTCGCCGACCTCCGCGAGGAGGGGATTCCGGCTTCGGCGGCCGACTCGGCGGCGGAAGCCGTCCGCGACGCGACGGTCGTCGTCACCGCCACCACGAGCACCGAACCGGTCTTCCCGGCGGACGCGCTCGCGCCCGGGACGCTGGTCGTGGCCGTCGGCGCGTACCAGTCGGGGATGCAGGAGCTCGAACCGGCCGTGTTCGACCGTGCTGCTCGTACCTTCGCGGACGTGCCAGAGGAGGTGGCGACGATCGGCGACGTCGCCGCGACCGACCTGACCGAGGCCGACCTCGTGCCGATGGCGGCGCTGTTCGACGGGACCGCGGGGCGCGAGTCGGCGGAGGAGATCGTCGTCGTCGAGAGCGTCGGAACGGCCGTGCTCGACGTCGCGGCGGCCACCGAGGTGTACGAGGCGGCCCGCGAGGCTGGCCTCGGCACGGACCAGCCGATGTGA
- a CDS encoding ABC transporter substrate-binding protein, translating into MIPNGTNTADRRTFLKVAGAGGLTATAGCIGLGGDGGSGDTIVFGQPAAQTGDWDFLQPGVSQATDVARQRINDAGGPLDREVEVVRRDTAVNPEEARTVVTQLVDNDDAVALLGLFSSEINPLFDFLQEQAVPVVTPWPGSGFLDTRGGDRGTPGNIDDDEWIWRTVIGDTVHTGGGARRALDQGHDTLGVINGNSEGARSWADGFISAYEEGDGTVAERVEVALGESNYQSALDRLFQAEFSAFAVSIPLEDATTLLSDWADGGYGRQPILSDPLAQNDLAEQVGSDLDGAWAASPGQSGPNYDTFLDAYEDGGDAELNGWTPPAWDAINVTALAIERAGEATPEAIERNLGPVSRDGGTEVATFEEGKEALADGDEINYTGAATPVNFTDFGNVFGPVAINVASGGEFSQEEVIPAEDVRALVPQDEY; encoded by the coding sequence ATGATACCGAATGGCACGAACACTGCTGATCGCAGGACGTTTCTCAAGGTCGCCGGTGCCGGGGGACTCACCGCCACGGCGGGTTGTATCGGCCTCGGAGGGGACGGCGGGTCGGGCGATACGATCGTCTTCGGTCAGCCCGCGGCCCAGACCGGGGACTGGGACTTCCTCCAGCCCGGCGTCTCGCAGGCGACGGACGTCGCACGCCAACGCATCAACGACGCCGGCGGTCCGCTCGACAGGGAGGTCGAAGTGGTCCGACGGGACACCGCGGTCAACCCGGAGGAGGCCCGGACGGTGGTCACCCAGTTGGTCGACAACGACGACGCGGTAGCGCTGCTGGGGCTGTTCTCGAGCGAGATCAACCCGTTGTTCGACTTCCTACAGGAACAGGCCGTCCCGGTCGTGACGCCCTGGCCGGGGTCGGGCTTCCTGGACACCCGCGGGGGCGACCGGGGGACGCCGGGGAACATCGACGACGACGAGTGGATCTGGCGGACCGTCATCGGCGATACGGTCCACACCGGCGGCGGCGCGAGGCGCGCGCTCGACCAGGGTCACGACACCCTCGGCGTCATCAACGGCAACTCCGAGGGGGCGCGGAGCTGGGCCGACGGCTTCATCAGCGCCTACGAGGAGGGCGACGGCACCGTGGCCGAGCGGGTCGAGGTCGCTCTGGGCGAGTCGAACTACCAGTCCGCGCTCGACCGCCTGTTCCAGGCCGAGTTCAGTGCGTTCGCCGTGAGCATCCCCCTCGAGGACGCCACCACCCTGTTGAGCGACTGGGCCGACGGCGGCTACGGTCGCCAGCCCATCCTCTCGGACCCGCTCGCCCAGAACGACCTCGCGGAACAGGTCGGGAGCGACCTCGACGGCGCCTGGGCGGCCAGCCCCGGACAATCGGGTCCGAACTACGACACGTTCCTCGACGCCTACGAGGATGGCGGCGACGCCGAACTCAACGGCTGGACGCCGCCGGCGTGGGACGCCATCAACGTGACCGCGCTGGCGATCGAGCGGGCCGGCGAGGCGACCCCCGAGGCCATCGAGCGCAACCTCGGGCCGGTCAGTCGCGATGGCGGGACCGAGGTCGCCACGTTCGAGGAGGGGAAGGAGGCCCTGGCCGACGGGGACGAGATCAACTACACGGGCGCCGCCACGCCGGTGAACTTCACCGACTTCGGCAACGTGTTCGGTCCCGTCGCGATCAACGTCGCGAGCGGCGGGGAGTTCTCCCAGGAGGAGGTCATCCCGGCTGAGGACGTGCGTGCCCTCGTCCCCCAGGACGAGTACTGA
- a CDS encoding ABC transporter ATP-binding protein yields the protein MSLLDVSALDAGYGDLQVLFDVDIHVDSGEYVAIVGPNGAGKSTAMKAVFGLADRLDGSIVFAGTDITGLPPEDVIHQGMSYVPQTGNVFPSLTVAENLRLGAYILEGTPEERRRAVFDRFPILEERLDETAGTLSGGQQQMLAMGCALMLDPDLLLLDEPSAGLAPDLVDEMFERVDAVNEAGTAVLMVEQNAKEALRRCDRGYVLANGENRYEGSGDDLLDDEEVREQFLGG from the coding sequence GTGAGCCTGCTGGACGTCTCGGCGCTCGACGCGGGCTACGGCGACCTGCAGGTGCTCTTCGACGTCGATATCCACGTCGATTCCGGCGAGTACGTCGCCATCGTCGGCCCGAACGGCGCCGGCAAGTCCACCGCGATGAAGGCCGTCTTCGGCCTCGCCGACCGGCTGGATGGGTCCATCGTCTTCGCCGGGACCGACATCACCGGACTCCCGCCGGAGGACGTCATCCACCAGGGGATGAGCTACGTCCCCCAGACGGGGAACGTCTTCCCCTCGCTGACGGTCGCGGAGAACCTCCGTCTCGGGGCGTACATCCTCGAAGGGACGCCGGAGGAGCGTCGTCGGGCCGTATTCGATCGGTTCCCGATCCTCGAAGAACGCCTCGACGAGACGGCCGGAACGCTCTCGGGCGGGCAACAGCAGATGCTCGCGATGGGGTGTGCGCTGATGCTCGACCCGGACCTCCTGCTCCTCGACGAGCCGTCGGCCGGCCTCGCACCGGACCTCGTCGACGAGATGTTCGAACGCGTCGACGCGGTCAACGAAGCAGGGACGGCGGTCCTGATGGTCGAGCAGAACGCGAAGGAGGCGCTCCGGCGCTGCGACCGCGGCTACGTGCTGGCGAACGGCGAGAACCGGTACGAGGGCTCCGGTGACGACCTGCTCGACGACGAGGAGGTCCGCGAGCAGTTCCTCGGCGGCTGA
- a CDS encoding VOC family protein, whose product MDLDIDHVTVAGRDLDALIEAFTDAGFPAEYGGSHSNGVTHMAVVGFRDGTYLELVSTIDPDAASPWWHDPIHGDGGPCAWAVQVEDIATASGTFRERGVAVDGPHEYERERPDGTLVEWELSFLEEGDPGSTLPFLIADRTPRERRVTPTGDLATSPIRGVDTVVLAVADLEAAVDRVRTAFRLDGPERGRLHSLDADVASFPGTPVALAEPRDEGWLADRLDRFGPRPAAYLLGVEGGIESTLDVEAGDSIAGRDFGWLSPTAPVGRPYLGVIGADR is encoded by the coding sequence ATGGACCTCGACATCGACCACGTCACGGTCGCCGGCCGCGATCTCGACGCGCTTATCGAGGCGTTCACCGACGCCGGGTTCCCGGCCGAGTACGGCGGGAGCCACTCGAACGGCGTCACCCACATGGCCGTCGTCGGCTTCCGTGACGGGACCTACCTCGAACTCGTCTCGACGATAGATCCGGACGCGGCGTCACCGTGGTGGCACGACCCGATTCACGGGGACGGCGGGCCGTGCGCGTGGGCCGTGCAGGTCGAGGACATCGCGACCGCGAGCGGGACGTTCCGCGAGCGCGGCGTCGCGGTCGACGGGCCACACGAGTACGAACGGGAACGGCCGGACGGAACGCTCGTCGAGTGGGAACTCTCCTTCCTGGAGGAGGGCGACCCCGGGTCAACGCTCCCGTTCCTCATCGCGGACCGGACGCCCCGGGAACGCCGCGTGACACCGACCGGCGACCTCGCCACGTCGCCGATCCGCGGCGTGGACACCGTGGTGCTCGCCGTGGCGGACCTGGAGGCGGCCGTCGACCGCGTTCGGACGGCGTTTCGTCTCGACGGTCCCGAGCGCGGTCGGCTCCACTCGCTCGACGCGGACGTCGCCTCGTTCCCCGGGACGCCGGTCGCGCTGGCCGAACCCCGCGACGAGGGCTGGCTCGCCGACAGGCTCGACCGGTTCGGACCCCGACCCGCCGCGTACCTGCTGGGGGTCGAGGGAGGTATCGAGTCGACCCTCGACGTGGAGGCGGGCGACTCGATCGCCGGGCGCGATTTCGGGTGGCTCTCGCCGACCGCCCCTGTCGGTCGCCCGTACCTCGGCGTGATCGGGGCAGATCGCTGA